From Chryseobacterium wanjuense, one genomic window encodes:
- a CDS encoding methylmalonyl-CoA mutase family protein: METQKYTPKNKVRIVTAASLFDGHDAAINIMRRVIQGTGCEVIHLGHDKSAEEVVNTAIQEDANAIALTSYQGGHNEYFKYIYDLLREKNSPQIKIFGGGGGVILPEEIKDLMSYGIDRIYSPDDGRELGLQGMIDDLVNRSDFATGKDVTEKDLDSINFENPTSIAKIISAVENFSDEKPELVQAIDEKSKDLNIPIIGITGTGGAGKSSLTDELVRRFLRSNTDKKIAIISIDPSKKKTGGALLGDRIRMNAINDPRVYMRSMATRENNVSVSPFIHSALNVLKLAHPDVIILETSGIGQSGSEVSDFADVSMYVMTPEYGASTQLEKIDMLDYADLVALNKSDKRGALDALQAVRKQFQRNHLLWDQQLDEMPVYATKASQFNDHGTTELYNRLVSKVNDKFSGLNLQGFVEQEITDEVTIIPPKRVRYLSEIVENNRQYDANVEKQAELARKMYHIEGVKNFLSNETLDAEYQKAEKDLQQENIDFLKSWDDTKKAFHEEFYSYFVRGKEIKVETSTESLSHLRIPKIALPKYNDWGDLIKWKGQENLPGSFPYTAGIYPFKRTGEDPTRMFAGEGGPERTNRRFHYVSAEMPAKRLSTAFDSVTLYGQDPALPPDIYGKIGNAGVSIATLDDAKKLYSGFDLVNAMTSVSMTINGPAPMLLAFFMNAAIDQNVEKYIAENNLEAKVEAKLKEKFDDKGLARPRYNGELPPSNNGLGLKLLGITGDEIIPAEAYAEIKAKTIATVRGTVQADILKEDQAQNTCIFSTEFALRLMGDVQEYFITEKVRNFYSVSISGYHIAEAGANPVSQLAFTLANGFTYVEYYLSRGMDINDFAPNLSFFFSNGIDPEYSVIGRVARRIWAKAMKLKYGADERSQMLKYHIQTSGRSLHAQEIDFNDIRTTLQALYAIYDNCNSLHTNAYDEAITTPTEQSVRRAMAIQLIINKELGLAKNENPLQGSFIIEELTDLVEEAVYAEFDRITERGGVLGAMETMYQRSKIQEESMHYEWLKHTGEYPIIGVNTFLGKDGSPTVLPGEVIRSTEEEKQAQIETLHNFQKANESKSEEALRKLQHAAINQQNLFEVMMDAVKYCSLGQITNALFEVGGKYRRNM; encoded by the coding sequence ATGGAAACCCAAAAATATACTCCTAAAAACAAAGTAAGAATCGTAACAGCCGCGTCGTTATTCGACGGTCATGATGCTGCGATTAATATCATGCGTCGTGTCATCCAGGGAACAGGATGTGAAGTGATCCACCTTGGCCACGACAAATCTGCTGAAGAAGTTGTAAACACAGCGATTCAGGAAGATGCCAACGCAATTGCCCTCACTTCATATCAGGGAGGTCACAACGAATATTTTAAATATATCTACGACCTTTTAAGAGAAAAAAATTCTCCGCAGATCAAAATTTTTGGTGGCGGCGGTGGAGTGATCTTACCTGAAGAAATCAAAGATCTTATGTCTTACGGAATCGACAGAATTTATTCTCCGGACGACGGTCGTGAACTTGGCTTGCAAGGTATGATTGATGATTTGGTAAACAGATCAGATTTCGCAACCGGAAAAGATGTTACGGAAAAAGATTTGGATTCAATTAATTTTGAAAATCCTACAAGCATCGCAAAAATCATTTCGGCAGTAGAAAATTTTTCAGATGAAAAACCGGAATTGGTGCAGGCGATTGACGAAAAATCAAAAGATTTAAATATCCCGATTATCGGTATCACAGGTACGGGTGGAGCAGGGAAATCTTCATTAACAGACGAATTGGTAAGACGTTTTCTACGTTCCAATACAGATAAAAAAATTGCCATCATCTCGATTGACCCTTCGAAAAAGAAAACCGGAGGTGCACTTTTGGGTGACAGAATTCGTATGAATGCGATCAACGATCCGAGAGTTTATATGCGTTCTATGGCGACAAGGGAAAACAACGTTTCCGTTTCTCCGTTCATTCATTCAGCTTTGAATGTATTGAAATTAGCTCATCCGGATGTTATCATTCTGGAAACTTCAGGTATCGGACAATCCGGCTCGGAAGTTTCTGATTTCGCAGATGTTTCTATGTACGTGATGACTCCTGAATATGGAGCTTCAACACAGCTGGAAAAAATCGACATGCTGGATTATGCAGATTTAGTTGCTTTAAATAAATCTGATAAAAGAGGGGCTCTTGATGCACTTCAGGCTGTAAGAAAACAGTTCCAGAGAAACCATTTACTGTGGGATCAGCAATTGGACGAAATGCCGGTTTATGCAACAAAGGCATCTCAATTCAACGATCATGGAACAACGGAATTATACAACAGACTTGTTTCTAAAGTAAACGATAAATTTTCAGGCTTAAACCTGCAAGGTTTTGTTGAACAGGAAATTACAGACGAAGTGACGATCATTCCTCCAAAAAGAGTTCGTTATTTATCTGAAATTGTTGAAAACAACAGACAATACGATGCCAATGTTGAAAAACAGGCTGAATTGGCGAGAAAAATGTATCATATCGAAGGGGTGAAAAATTTCCTTTCTAATGAAACTTTAGACGCCGAATATCAAAAAGCTGAAAAAGACCTTCAACAGGAAAATATCGACTTCCTAAAATCTTGGGATGATACGAAAAAGGCTTTCCATGAAGAATTTTACTCCTATTTCGTAAGAGGAAAAGAAATTAAAGTTGAAACTTCAACAGAATCTTTATCTCATTTAAGAATTCCAAAAATCGCTTTACCAAAATATAACGATTGGGGTGATCTGATCAAATGGAAAGGACAGGAAAACCTTCCGGGAAGCTTCCCTTATACAGCGGGAATTTATCCTTTCAAAAGAACGGGAGAAGATCCGACAAGGATGTTCGCCGGAGAAGGAGGCCCGGAAAGAACCAACAGAAGATTCCATTATGTTTCTGCGGAAATGCCTGCAAAACGTTTGTCTACGGCTTTTGACTCGGTAACTTTGTACGGACAAGATCCAGCTTTACCACCGGATATTTATGGTAAGATCGGAAATGCAGGAGTTTCTATTGCGACATTGGATGATGCTAAAAAACTGTATTCCGGTTTTGATCTGGTGAATGCTATGACTTCTGTTTCAATGACGATCAACGGACCGGCTCCGATGTTGCTGGCTTTCTTTATGAATGCAGCTATTGATCAGAATGTTGAAAAATATATTGCAGAAAATAATCTTGAAGCTAAAGTTGAGGCTAAACTTAAAGAGAAATTCGACGATAAAGGATTGGCAAGACCAAGATATAACGGAGAATTGCCTCCATCAAATAACGGTTTAGGATTAAAATTATTAGGAATCACGGGTGATGAAATTATCCCTGCTGAAGCTTATGCAGAAATTAAGGCTAAAACCATCGCAACAGTTCGTGGAACGGTTCAGGCAGATATTTTAAAAGAAGATCAGGCTCAGAATACCTGTATTTTCTCTACTGAATTTGCCTTAAGATTAATGGGTGACGTTCAGGAGTATTTTATCACAGAAAAAGTAAGAAATTTCTACTCGGTTTCTATCTCAGGATATCACATTGCGGAAGCGGGTGCAAATCCGGTTTCTCAGTTGGCATTTACATTGGCAAACGGTTTCACGTATGTGGAATATTATTTGTCCAGAGGAATGGATATCAATGATTTTGCACCGAACCTGTCATTCTTCTTCTCCAATGGTATCGACCCTGAATATTCAGTAATCGGACGTGTAGCAAGAAGAATCTGGGCAAAAGCCATGAAACTGAAATACGGAGCCGATGAAAGAAGCCAGATGTTGAAATATCACATCCAGACTTCGGGACGTTCGCTTCACGCTCAGGAAATTGATTTCAACGATATCAGAACAACTTTACAGGCGCTTTACGCCATTTATGACAACTGTAACTCATTGCACACGAATGCTTATGACGAGGCGATTACAACGCCGACTGAGCAGTCTGTGAGAAGAGCAATGGCAATCCAGTTGATTATCAATAAAGAATTAGGATTAGCGAAAAACGAAAATCCGCTTCAAGGTTCATTTATTATTGAAGAATTAACGGATTTGGTGGAAGAAGCTGTTTATGCAGAATTCGACAGAATTACAGAAAGAGGAGGTGTTCTTGGTGCGATGGAAACGATGTATCAACGTTCAAAAATCCAGGAAGAATCCATGCATTACGAATGGTTGAAACACACCGGAGAGTATCCGATTATCGGGGTGAATACTTTCCTTGGAAAAGACGGTTCACCAACGGTACTTCCTGGTGAAGTTATCCGTTCGACCGAAGAAGAAAAACAAGCTCAGATCGAAACGCTGCACAACTTCCAAAAGGCCAATGAAAGCAAGTCTGAAGAAGCATTAAGAAAGCTACAGCACGCTGCCATCAACCAGCAAAACTTATTCGAAGTGATGATGGATGCCGTGAAATACTGTTCTCTTGGGCAGATTACCAATGCTTTGTTTGAAGTGGGGGGTAAGTATAGAAGGAATATGTAG
- a CDS encoding DUF3667 domain-containing protein: MSHGKLREEKNCLNCGHLVEERFCPHCGQENIQPKQPFHYLFTHFIEDFTHYDGQFWKTIKYLLIRPGRLTKEYLEGKRQSYVAPVKLYIFISFITFFLPSLFGDSEEAQDHKKKTHASQEIDKEKAREEKIAKFTDSLAQHFSKDQLQKDSLTKVQDIKVSEINGNDIETDALEETEDGKMMVLGAKNMKQYDSLHNINSRNRPVFVFLKPFAEKIFHMQEQGMNKDQIFDRFSDTFVHTIPKALFVYLPLFAFFLWIFHNKKKWWFFDHGIFSLHYFSFLLLGTLILIFYSKLSNLLPDNGFLTILNIIIYTAAILYISLYFFVAHHRVYESSRTMSVFKGIFLFLINSIGIMCMFLILMYVSFLMMH, translated from the coding sequence ATGAGCCACGGAAAACTGAGAGAAGAAAAAAACTGCCTTAATTGCGGACATCTGGTAGAAGAAAGGTTTTGCCCACACTGCGGGCAGGAAAATATTCAGCCAAAACAGCCTTTTCATTATCTGTTTACTCATTTTATTGAAGATTTCACACACTATGACGGGCAGTTCTGGAAAACGATAAAATATCTGTTAATCCGTCCTGGGAGATTAACCAAAGAATATCTTGAAGGGAAAAGACAAAGCTATGTAGCTCCCGTAAAACTTTATATCTTTATAAGTTTCATTACCTTTTTTCTTCCGTCACTGTTTGGAGACTCAGAAGAAGCGCAAGATCATAAGAAGAAAACCCATGCTTCTCAGGAAATTGATAAAGAAAAAGCAAGGGAAGAGAAAATTGCAAAATTTACAGACAGTTTAGCACAGCATTTTTCTAAGGACCAATTACAAAAAGATTCACTAACTAAAGTACAAGACATCAAAGTAAGCGAAATCAACGGTAATGATATTGAAACCGACGCTTTGGAAGAAACCGAAGATGGGAAAATGATGGTCTTGGGCGCAAAAAATATGAAACAATACGATTCTCTGCATAATATAAACAGTAGAAATCGTCCCGTTTTTGTTTTTTTAAAACCTTTCGCAGAGAAAATATTTCACATGCAGGAACAGGGAATGAACAAAGATCAGATTTTTGACAGGTTCAGCGACACGTTTGTCCATACCATTCCAAAAGCATTATTTGTCTATCTTCCTCTATTCGCGTTTTTCCTCTGGATCTTTCATAATAAAAAGAAATGGTGGTTTTTCGACCACGGAATCTTCAGCCTGCATTATTTTTCCTTCTTATTATTAGGAACCCTTATTTTAATATTTTACTCAAAACTTTCAAATCTTCTTCCTGATAATGGTTTCTTGACTATATTAAATATAATCATCTATACTGCAGCCATTTTATATATTTCTCTTTATTTTTTTGTGGCACATCACAGGGTATATGAAAGCTCCAGGACGATGAGTGTTTTCAAAGGAATATTTTTATTCCTGATCAATTCTATTGGGATTATGTGTATGTTCTTAATATTAATGTATGTAAGTTTTCTTATGATGCATTAA
- the rplM gene encoding 50S ribosomal protein L13: MNTLSYKTVSANKATANKEWVVVDAEGQPLGRLASTVAKILRGKHKTNYTPHVDCGDNVIVLNAGKVTLSGNKWNDKTYIWHTGYPGGQKSMTAAELQKKDSLKVLEKSVKGMLPKNKLGAAILKNLYLYEGTEHKHEAQQPKTINVNEFK, encoded by the coding sequence GTGAATACATTAAGTTACAAAACTGTTTCAGCGAACAAAGCTACTGCTAATAAAGAATGGGTTGTGGTAGACGCTGAAGGACAGCCGTTAGGAAGACTAGCTTCTACGGTTGCGAAGATTTTGAGAGGTAAGCACAAAACGAACTACACACCTCACGTAGATTGTGGTGATAACGTAATCGTTTTGAACGCTGGGAAAGTTACTCTTTCTGGAAATAAGTGGAACGACAAGACTTATATCTGGCATACAGGTTATCCTGGAGGTCAAAAGTCTATGACTGCAGCTGAACTTCAAAAGAAGGATTCTTTAAAAGTATTAGAAAAATCAGTAAAAGGAATGTTACCAAAAAACAAACTTGGAGCTGCTATTCTTAAGAATCTTTATTTATATGAAGGAACTGAGCACAAACATGAAGCTCAACAGCCTAAAACAATTAATGTTAACGAATTTAAATAA
- the rpsI gene encoding 30S ribosomal protein S9, with product MSTVHKIGRRKTSVARVYVKPGTGNITVNGKDAKEYFSTDVMVYKLNQPFILSETVGQYDVTVNVFGGGNTGQAEAIRLGISRALCEINAEFRLALKPAGLLTRDARMVERKKPGQKKARKRFQFSKR from the coding sequence ATGTCTACAGTTCACAAAATCGGAAGAAGAAAAACTTCTGTAGCAAGAGTTTACGTAAAGCCAGGTACTGGTAACATTACAGTAAACGGTAAAGATGCTAAAGAATACTTCTCTACAGATGTAATGGTTTACAAATTAAACCAACCATTTATCCTTTCTGAAACTGTTGGTCAGTATGACGTTACCGTAAACGTATTCGGTGGTGGAAATACAGGACAGGCAGAAGCTATCAGATTAGGTATTTCAAGAGCTTTATGCGAGATCAACGCTGAGTTCAGACTAGCATTGAAGCCAGCTGGTTTACTTACAAGAGATGCAAGAATGGTGGAAAGAAAGAAGCCAGGTCAGAAAAAAGCAAGAAAGAGATTCCAATTCTCAAAACGTTAA
- the rpsB gene encoding 30S ribosomal protein S2: MAKANVKDLLEAGVHFGHMTRKWNPNMAPYIFMEKNGIHIVDLHKTAVKLDEACNALEKLTSAGKKVLFVATKKQAKEVVAKHASELNMPYITERWPGGMLTNFVTIRKAVKKMNSIDKMKKDGTFETLSKKERLQVDRQRANLEKNLGSIADMVRLPSAVFVVDILREHIAVTEAKKLGIPVFGIVDTNSDPRKVDFVIPGNDDASKSIDMILSVVSEAIKEGQSQRKADKEKSKEEGEKVSADTDADFDGE, from the coding sequence ATGGCAAAAGCAAATGTAAAAGACCTTCTAGAGGCTGGCGTACACTTCGGTCACATGACTAGAAAGTGGAACCCAAATATGGCTCCATACATTTTTATGGAGAAAAATGGTATTCACATTGTAGACTTACATAAAACAGCTGTTAAATTGGATGAAGCTTGTAACGCTTTAGAAAAATTAACGTCTGCAGGTAAAAAAGTTCTTTTCGTAGCTACTAAAAAGCAAGCGAAAGAAGTGGTTGCAAAACACGCTTCTGAACTTAATATGCCTTATATTACAGAAAGATGGCCGGGTGGTATGTTGACGAACTTCGTTACAATCAGAAAGGCTGTAAAGAAAATGAACTCTATCGACAAAATGAAAAAAGACGGTACGTTCGAAACTTTATCTAAAAAAGAAAGATTACAGGTAGACAGACAAAGAGCTAACCTTGAGAAGAACTTAGGTTCTATCGCTGACATGGTGAGACTTCCATCTGCTGTATTTGTAGTTGATATCTTAAGAGAACACATCGCTGTGACTGAAGCTAAAAAACTAGGTATCCCAGTTTTCGGTATCGTTGATACAAACTCTGATCCTAGAAAAGTAGACTTCGTTATCCCAGGAAACGATGATGCTTCTAAATCTATTGACATGATCCTTAGCGTAGTTTCTGAAGCTATCAAAGAAGGTCAGTCTCAAAGAAAAGCTGATAAAGAAAAATCTAAAGAAGAAGGAGAAAAAGTATCTGCTGATACAGATGCTGATTTCGATGGAGAATAA
- a CDS encoding DUF6759 domain-containing protein yields the protein MKKLLPFSTALIAVFLTSCGSTNYNTKQPVRKPSYPTSNTGSSNTSATQVEREYQALIKTYKSETAEVLTDLLNDSSDSPKTAITVENKSPCNMVLTISGNNYFKKIPIGANKIGSAMVLKNQNYNLSGMVCNSVYQKTKFVTSSYNITISN from the coding sequence ATGAAAAAGCTATTACCTTTTTCCACAGCTCTTATTGCTGTATTCCTGACAAGTTGCGGTAGTACAAATTACAATACCAAACAGCCTGTCAGAAAACCGTCTTACCCTACTTCAAACACCGGAAGCAGCAATACCTCAGCCACACAGGTTGAAAGGGAATATCAGGCTTTAATAAAGACCTATAAATCTGAAACGGCAGAAGTTTTAACGGATCTTTTGAATGATTCATCGGACAGCCCAAAAACAGCCATTACGGTGGAAAATAAATCCCCTTGTAATATGGTGCTTACCATAAGCGGAAATAATTATTTTAAGAAAATCCCGATCGGAGCGAATAAAATTGGCTCTGCAATGGTACTGAAAAATCAAAACTATAATCTTTCCGGAATGGTTTGCAATTCTGTTTACCAGAAAACTAAGTTTGTTACCAGTTCGTATAATATTACAATATCAAATTAA
- a CDS encoding bacteriocin-like protein codes for MKNFKKISREGLKNIVGGIRNPHEAEDQITMCYSLLYCYSTSASDTAPIVWHVGTAQPPADANNAHICGWTPNGNMAGCP; via the coding sequence ATGAAAAATTTTAAAAAAATCTCGAGAGAAGGGTTAAAAAACATTGTTGGAGGAATAAGAAATCCTCATGAAGCTGAAGATCAAATTACAATGTGCTACAGTCTTCTTTATTGTTATTCAACATCAGCTAGTGATACTGCGCCTATTGTGTGGCATGTTGGTACAGCTCAACCACCAGCAGATGCAAATAATGCACACATATGTGGATGGACTCCAAATGGAAATATGGCAGGATGCCCATAA
- a CDS encoding DUF6759 domain-containing protein produces the protein MKKIHVVVSLCLMLISCSTNKNAHKNANILESKNIAEIENFLKTAHPEDPRRRVLKPKLIALKNLEWTKGKKDAKPMEARPVISEIPNSVMKNSNSAEAEEFKNLIASTSKEHKDKTVKLLNAMFNEDISSKEVILLFKNQSDCNLVLRIQGKDFYNMAVPAKGENFIVINKGNYTLTSNVCDVVYSSKKEINKSIFLTINNPEHIGTKNSLSKK, from the coding sequence ATGAAAAAAATTCATGTTGTTGTTTCACTATGTTTAATGCTCATTTCATGTAGTACCAACAAAAACGCTCACAAAAATGCCAACATTCTTGAAAGTAAAAATATTGCTGAAATTGAAAATTTCCTGAAAACAGCGCATCCCGAAGATCCCAGAAGAAGAGTTTTAAAACCCAAACTTATTGCTTTAAAAAATCTGGAATGGACAAAAGGTAAGAAGGACGCCAAACCAATGGAAGCAAGACCTGTGATTTCCGAAATTCCCAACAGTGTTATGAAAAACTCTAATTCGGCAGAAGCTGAAGAGTTTAAAAATTTAATTGCATCCACTTCAAAAGAACATAAGGATAAAACTGTAAAACTGCTTAATGCCATGTTTAATGAAGACATCAGCAGCAAGGAAGTTATTCTTTTATTTAAAAATCAGTCGGACTGTAATCTGGTGTTAAGGATTCAGGGAAAGGATTTCTATAATATGGCAGTTCCGGCGAAAGGAGAAAATTTCATTGTAATTAATAAAGGAAATTATACATTAACAAGCAATGTATGCGACGTTGTTTATTCTTCTAAAAAAGAAATTAATAAAAGTATTTTTTTAACCATAAACAATCCGGAACATATTGGAACTAAAAATTCTTTGAGTAAAAAGTAA
- the trmB gene encoding tRNA (guanosine(46)-N7)-methyltransferase TrmB gives MGKNKLARFAENKILPNVIQPTREDALNGFELKGKWRTDFFKNDHPIVLELGCGKGEYSVGLAKTFPEKNFIGIDIKGARFWFGAKEAVEAGMNNVAFLRSQIELVEYFFGENEVDEIWITFPDPQIKYKRTKHRLTHPDFLNRYKKFLKPGGIIHLKTDSEFLHGYTLGLLQGLGYEILTAHHDIYGAPEYDPKTEHLRDIRTYYEELFSAKGKTITYIKFRIN, from the coding sequence ATGGGTAAAAATAAATTAGCAAGATTCGCAGAAAACAAAATATTACCAAACGTCATTCAGCCCACAAGGGAAGATGCTTTAAACGGCTTCGAACTTAAAGGTAAATGGCGCACAGATTTTTTCAAGAATGACCATCCCATCGTTCTGGAACTAGGCTGTGGAAAAGGAGAATATTCTGTAGGTCTTGCCAAAACGTTCCCAGAGAAAAACTTTATCGGTATTGACATTAAAGGAGCAAGGTTCTGGTTTGGCGCTAAAGAAGCAGTCGAAGCCGGGATGAATAATGTTGCTTTTCTAAGATCTCAAATCGAGCTTGTAGAATATTTTTTCGGAGAAAATGAAGTAGATGAAATTTGGATCACGTTCCCGGATCCTCAGATCAAATACAAACGTACAAAGCACAGATTGACACATCCTGACTTCCTGAACAGGTACAAAAAATTCCTGAAACCGGGTGGGATTATCCATCTAAAGACAGATTCCGAATTCCTTCACGGATATACTTTAGGCCTGCTGCAAGGGTTGGGATATGAAATTCTTACCGCTCACCACGATATCTATGGTGCACCGGAGTACGATCCGAAAACAGAGCATTTAAGAGATATCAGAACCTATTATGAAGAATTGTTTTCTGCAAAGGGCAAAACAATTACTTATATCAAGTTTAGAATTAATTAA
- a CDS encoding DUF6759 domain-containing protein: MKKLLLLFSVIFFAHLSAQSRGKDYSEILKSKSIYEINAFLRDAHPDDPRRSVLKPRVMDMMKEYIKNAKPGDQKVKQMQDWLAMLKRRPSTKISFEEMNAIIKQKQIAKYQKQLQMGQAAVVYTPSTPKNVFIEPTTPEVAKPSAAIPDAEASEFNMLMAENPVEHKNKTVKILNSLFDNDPNTKECIVMIENKSDCNIIVRMDGIGNTKYRLPVPAHGDNSVVVQKGDYLFTSIVCGAQYASQKTIQKALMVALGSSAKK, translated from the coding sequence ATGAAAAAGCTACTTCTACTCTTTAGTGTAATTTTTTTCGCCCATCTTTCCGCTCAGTCAAGAGGAAAAGATTATAGCGAAATTTTAAAAAGTAAAAGCATCTACGAGATCAATGCTTTCCTGAGGGATGCCCATCCCGACGATCCACGAAGATCTGTCCTGAAACCCCGCGTGATGGACATGATGAAAGAGTACATCAAAAATGCCAAGCCCGGAGATCAGAAAGTAAAGCAAATGCAGGATTGGCTTGCCATGCTTAAAAGAAGGCCATCCACCAAAATATCTTTCGAAGAAATGAATGCTATCATTAAACAAAAGCAGATAGCAAAGTATCAAAAACAGTTGCAGATGGGCCAGGCTGCAGTGGTTTATACACCAAGTACTCCAAAAAATGTTTTTATCGAACCTACAACTCCTGAAGTGGCCAAACCTTCGGCGGCAATTCCCGATGCAGAAGCTTCTGAATTCAATATGCTGATGGCGGAAAATCCGGTAGAACATAAAAATAAAACGGTGAAAATTCTTAATTCTCTTTTCGACAACGACCCGAATACAAAAGAATGCATCGTAATGATCGAAAACAAATCCGACTGTAACATCATCGTAAGAATGGATGGAATCGGTAATACGAAATACAGACTTCCCGTTCCTGCGCACGGTGACAATTCGGTTGTAGTACAAAAAGGAGATTACCTGTTTACCAGTATCGTCTGCGGTGCTCAGTATGCCTCCCAAAAGACCATACAAAAGGCTCTCATGGTAGCTTTAGGAAGTTCTGCAAAAAAATAA